The nucleotide sequence GCCATAACGCTGGACTTTACTGCAGAGCCCGCATTGATGAAGTTTTGGTGAGAATAATCAAATATACTTTGCGACTTACAAATCAAATGTGGACCGGTGAGAATATCATCAAGTGTCGAACAATAGTCGTATTGATAGCTTTGTAGATCGGTATATGCAAAGTCATTACCAGGAAATGGAATTCCGAACAATTTTGGTTGATGTGTTAACTATTTAATATATTGAGTTGTATATTAGACATTTCATGGCCtattgagaaaataaaattatttttttctctatGACAACACCCCTGACGATCATATTTTATCTCTTCAGCAAATGTTAAATTAGTTCTTCAGAATAAAAATACCCACTAAAAAAAATACGAAGAATCCGCAGCACAAGATGAGCACGAACGAAGGCATGTATTCGAGATTATTCTTTCTTCTTTACTCAATATTTTCTGCTGTTATTTTCGCAAAATTTGTCTTTTCCTAAATTTGGTATGTATTGTATATTACGACAATGTGGGATGCAACACTTCatgtattttataaaataaaaattggatttttcCGCCGATAGCAATGAGCAAGGACTTAAACAAGTAAAAAGTGCAAACTATCTCaattgaatatttgtttaaCGACTGGATTATGATTGCAACTATAAGTAATGTTGTAAGGAACAATTGAGGTAAGAAGCGTCACCTAGtgattattcaaaattcaacCTTATAGAAGAAAAACAATGCTTATTTCACTTATTTATGCATCAAATGACATCAACAATATAACAGGATATAACAAGCACAGATTTATAAAATTCCtccaaaatttaatttctgccctaaaaatcagaataattttttcaatatcttgGTTATATATAGTgattttaatctttttttacaGATCCTGTTAGTGACGAAAACGAAGAACATGAAGCAGGTGCTGGTAAGTCTTGCAATCATGATTGGTCAATTTCACGCGGAGGTAAACAAAGGAAACCTAAACCTTAACGTTGTTAATATTATCATGTATTTTATCTCATTTATTTCATGATTATTCAATTACTATCTAATTTTCAGTTATAGCAGTTTctaaaaactataaaacaatCCTTGGTGACATAAGTTTTATATcctttgggtactcccgaagtatgtgtaccaggtttgggttaggccatgattttattccgatttttattttagttctattttgaattcggggactatctgtgttagccatgtgAATATCCCACGGCCCGTAGATTTCAGTCTCTTTGCACAACTTGACGTAAAAacgacgaacaaaattagttatctttatattggtacacatacttctggagcaacTTTCAAACTATGAAAAGTATAAATTTCAGTCCTATATTTTTATCAGTGACTCATATTCAAGAAATCAGCGGAGGAACATTAAACCATCCGATTCTGGGTAATCAGTATAAGACAGTTAACAAAACGTATTTTCACACCACTGTTCGTCGTAAAATGGATCACGACAGTTTCAAAGTAACTGAGACGGGTAAGTTAATTACATGCAGCGCTGTCgttagtatatatattcaaattttgactaAGGATTATTTCAGGGATCCAACTGAAAAATTTGTATTGCGTGCCACTATGTGCCGCATACAAGATATGatattacatatatactataacaagatatatttaaattagatatttggTTAATTCTACTCGAGGTCTCAGTAATCAATCATTTTTTCtatacaaactaaccaaactgATTCTTATCTTTGTGGTGCATTGTTTTGTGCATACCGCCATTGAAAAAACATATCAAACGCTGATAACAATTTTCTGTTTCTCTTCGATATAGAGCAGGAAATTATATCAaaacaatgttttattttactataaattttgtgcaatgtatttatatttagagAATAACTCATTCCGTAGTTGCTTTTCAAAGTAAAAATAGCAATTAGCTTACAGTGAAACAGTAAATTTGTGCACGGAATGCATAATGAATGTAAAACAAGCTTGATTGGTCAAAATAAGGGTCAAATTTCATTCTTTCATGTAACTGTAAAATCACTTTTTGTTTATTTGGTTTTCAGGAACGTTTACGTTACGACCAATTCTAGAAGTCTCTGAAAATGACCCCATAAACGCAGAATCTCGAGTCTTCCGCGGAAAGTTAAGTAGCAAATTTGTCGCAAATAATGAAGTAGTTGTCAAAATTGATTCAAACAATGAAAGATCAAAACGAGAAGCGAGCCTGGTCATGAAAATCCCATATCATAAAAACATAGTGAAACCACTATTTGCCGACACATTTAGTTATCGCGGTCAGCAATCGATCTACATTGCCTTTGAGAAATGCGACACAAATATGCATGAATATGTTTCTTCTCAACTCCTAGCTTGTGTTCCATACGATCCAGATAAATATTTATCGTTTGGGTACCAAGTTACCTCTGGCGTTGATTTTTTACACAAACATGGCATAGCCAGCAGAGATTTGAAACCATCAAATTTGCTGCTTACTGAAAACTCAAGTGTCGTAAAAATATGCGATTTCGGCATGTCTAAGCAAGTGATGCCTGGACAAGAATTTGCAGCTCCTAGCATACTTCGACCTGGTACAGATGGATGGCGTGCTCCTGAGGTATTGCTACATGAACCCCATGATCCGATGATTTCAGATACGTATTCTTTGGCTCTAAATCTCTTTTATTTGTGGAGCTACGGGAAACATGCGTTTGGCAATGATCCAGATTCGTGGAATCATTATATAAAACACGGAATTAATCTTAATCTCAGTCAAATGTTGATTCAAAATTCGGTTGAGGCAAACCAGTTATTGAAATCAATGTTGGAACGGGAACCAAGCAAACGTCCATCTACAAGGGAAGTTATGGAGCATAGTGTATTTCACCAAATAAGTAAGCACAGTAATTTAGGgctttgaaatgtttaataaatCTCAGTTACACATAGGATAACGTAACAGAATGTAGAATACACAACGTTGTACTGCACACAACGTATAGAAATGTATAATCTTCGCTTTGGAATGCAGCGCGACGCCTACGCCTTCAACTAAAATATTTGCGCTAtcacaatatttgaataatgaCCAAGTCTACTTAGTGTCGATAATAGTGAGCTGAACTgttcaaacaaaaaatgattttgcacCGTTTATATCAAATGTATACTTCTATTTATGAGCCACACTAACAGtacaaaatttacattcgaaCACGTGTTAACAACTTCAATTAAACGTAATAAACCAAAGGAAACAACGAAAAATGTAtagtatattttcatcaaaCCCTACATTTTAATGTATTATGCTATTTTATAGGTTCATCGAGAAACAGAGTCACAGAGTCTCAAATATGTGATGTTGTAGAAAGTGCTCTCACTCTTATAACAGATAGTGATGAGACAGAATTGAGGACATTTACTAATGGTGATTAAAATTTTTCTTGTAAGATTGTCTTAATTAAAACGAACATGGGCTATCGCATCTTTGGGAATTACTGACAATATGAACGCATTCCGTTTTTACCTTACTTTTACACTGTTTGATATCAGATTGATAGAggtttcatttcaaaaatataattaaaagcCACTGATGTGACGGAAAACCACTGTCAATGGTGCCATGATCGTCAGATGAATACGCcaccattttaaaaaaaaataagatttaTAGTTTCAGTTGCAAATATGTTAAATGGCATTAAATACAATTTTGGGTGAATATtgatatatctttttatttACGGTTAAGTGTCAAATAAATTTCTGTGGTTCGTTCCTTGCAATACAGGCTAAAGATTGCTTAAATTGCTTACAAAatagaatttcaaataaatgttatatcaattttggaaatgaatagattaaattttattgaaagtaattgtgatttatattaatattaattctATTTATAGACAAGCCGGAACAAGTCACGGCACTGGGTTTCTCAATCAAAGAGTTGGCAAAAGCAATCAAGACTGTATGCAACCACAACGACCTTGAAATTGTTCCAAAATggaaaagtaaatatatatatttgctcgCGTTTCGTGAAATTTACATTTGCGTCTATGGTTTTGAATTACTAACAAAATGGAATAGCGTATAGCAAAGGTGCTCCACACGGCTCCGCGAGAGAATCCTAAGGGAATTCGTGATCTATTCGTTTTcttatttaaaatatgaatattttccaagaacaaagcagcaaatacatccgagtcattGATTAAAGTAATGTTAGTTTGACCAGTTTTTAAGTTTAAAAATTCATTGTGGGGCTCCATAAATAAGAGTCAACATCTTCACGGGCATCGTAACACCGAACGTTTGAGAACCCTTGGCGTATAGCGTAATTAAAACCTATTTGAATGGACTGCTAGAACAGTTGGTTATacaaattttatgtttattcGTTATTCAATTCTTAATTGATGTTACGTTAGAATTTGGCTCTCACCTCTCATGCTTGTGTGTCTTGTATTTAAGATTTACTGAATGAAACTTTATTATTCCACAAATTTTTGCAACTATTAGACGTGTTCATACTAAAGTTATGAAACACCCCATCCATCATAAAAAGTAGCCAATATACTCTAGATATTTCACTtatagcccccccccccccagaatatatgaagttttttttctttcagCATCCCCAcgaaacaatataactaattaCCCATTCCAAGATAATCTTTATCTGAATTCTATCGAAGTGGAACCACAAACATTATCGGGAAATAATCAGGGTAGGTTCTAAACATAACTTAAAGTGTGATCTCAtagaatagaaaaataaataatattcttgaCACGATAATACCTAACCCTTTAGTATGCTTTGTATAActtaattaaattttgtttctccgatattgtttgtttttcaatgaTCCCGTAGTATACGTATCAGGGCATTTTCCCTTGGGATACTTTGCCTTACTGCATCCACATTAGTACATACACTCTTGGAGCGCCATAACGCCGCTTTTTCTTCTATTCAAATTTTAGACGGTGATGAATCCAAACCTGCTGAACAAACAGTTGAAACAAAACCGAAAGTAATAGACGCTCCTCAGACAATTCAAAACGTTCCAACTGTAACTCAACAAAATAATGTAGAGGCAGGTATGTATATAcagaaaatattatatacttTAGAAATCTGATAGAAATATATTAAGATACCTTCAACAACAGGTTGCTATTGGTTTGTTTCCGtatatacttgaaaatatttcactctTCATCTTATACCTTGTCATTTTTTTTGGAGTTCGCCTGGCTTCTAAAATACTTTAAGCCTGGTATGAGCATTTTAGGGCCACGGAAGTTAGATGGTGGTCGCACATTTTATTGAGTGccttgatataatattttattaattttgattttgaattcgCTATAAAGTTAATAATTAACGGTTGTCAGTAAAATGCACTATGGATCGATGAGGACGTATATTGTTAACCAGattgaatcaaaatcaaaaCGGTATAACCAGGGAAACGACTTGAATACATCTATAATACCTACATCAAATACAATTTCACAGTTCAAATCATAACCTCGATATTTTCTTTTCTTCAGAGTATACAAGTTCAGTTTCTCTGTTAAGTAAAGAATTTTTGGTGGCAATCGTCGGTACATATGGATATTCGGAATTGCGACTTGCCAGAATGTTTCAAAATCTTATTTCACGCCTCTATGACAGCAATGCAAACTGTACACCAGAATATGAAGCCAAGATACATATTGTGACATACACAGGCTATTCGTCTCCTCCTGAATCCCaggatattttaaaattgcagaaTATACTATCAGAAATGAGCAGCAGTTATGGGGAAATAACTGGAATAATTTTCGCATACGGAGATGGCGCAGAGATCGTGAAATTGGCACTCGACGAATGCAAAATTAAAGAAGTAACACCAAAAGAGTTACGAATCAAAGCGTTGAACAATTTGGCAATTTTTAACTTACACGGATGGCCCCCAATCACCCAGGATCGAGCACaggtacatattttcaaatatttcaatcgaCTGCCTTCTATAATGCATTTGTCTCATTGATCAACTTAACTATTAATTTGTTACTTGGTCA is from Styela clava chromosome 9, kaStyClav1.hap1.2, whole genome shotgun sequence and encodes:
- the LOC120339465 gene encoding uncharacterized protein LOC120339465 isoform X1, which gives rise to MSTNEDPVSDENEEHEAGAVTHIQEISGGTLNHPILGNQYKTVNKTYFHTTVRRKMDHDSFKVTETGTFTLRPILEVSENDPINAESRVFRGKLSSKFVANNEVVVKIDSNNERSKREASLVMKIPYHKNIVKPLFADTFSYRGQQSIYIAFEKCDTNMHEYVSSQLLACVPYDPDKYLSFGYQVTSGVDFLHKHGIASRDLKPSNLLLTENSSVVKICDFGMSKQVMPGQEFAAPSILRPGTDGWRAPEVLLHEPHDPMISDTYSLALNLFYLWSYGKHAFGNDPDSWNHYIKHGINLNLSQMLIQNSVEANQLLKSMLEREPSKRPSTREVMEHSVFHQISSSRNRVTESQICDVVESALTLITDSDETELRTFTNDKPEQVTALGFSIKELAKAIKTVCNHNDLEIVPKWKTSPRNNITNYPFQDNLYLNSIEVEPQTLSGNNQDGDESKPAEQTVETKPKVIDAPQTIQNVPTVTQQNNVEAEYTSSVSLLSKEFLVAIVGTYGYSELRLARMFQNLISRLYDSNANCTPEYEAKIHIVTYTGYSSPPESQDILKLQNILSEMSSSYGEITGIIFAYGDGAEIVKLALDECKIKEVTPKELRIKALNNLAIFNLHGWPPITQDRAQIVENIRLTEDETTAAGKIEEILREKDGTLIKRISFHTKHHARGLKNYLEDDRILKYILKALKQDHESECLQDSNNLPLPPTQLGSDGTRKELTARALYDFTAVHQDDITLEKGDIITNIDPAKTDGSWWHGTCLGRMGFFPSNYVELL
- the LOC120339465 gene encoding uncharacterized protein LOC120339465 isoform X2, which encodes MSTNEDPVSDENEEHEAGAVTHIQEISGGTLNHPILGNQYKTVNKTYFHTTVRRKMDHDSFKVTETGTFTLRPILEVSENDPINAESRVFRGKLSSKFVANNEVVVKIDSNNERSKREASLVMKIPYHKNIVKPLFADTFSYRGQQSIYIAFEKCDTNMHEYVSSQLLACVPYDPDKYLSFGYQVTSGVDFLHKHGIASRDLKPSNLLLTENSSVVKICDFGMSKQVMPGQEFAAPSILRPGTDGWRAPEVLLHEPHDPMISDTYSLALNLFYLWSYGKHAFGNDPDSWNHYIKHGINLNLSQMLIQNSVEANQLLKSMLEREPSKRPSTREVMEHSVFHQISSSRNRVTESQICDVVESALTLITDSDETELRTFTNDKPEQVTALGFSIKELAKAIKTVCNHNDLEIVPKWKNGDESKPAEQTVETKPKVIDAPQTIQNVPTVTQQNNVEAEYTSSVSLLSKEFLVAIVGTYGYSELRLARMFQNLISRLYDSNANCTPEYEAKIHIVTYTGYSSPPESQDILKLQNILSEMSSSYGEITGIIFAYGDGAEIVKLALDECKIKEVTPKELRIKALNNLAIFNLHGWPPITQDRAQIVENIRLTEDETTAAGKIEEILREKDGTLIKRISFHTKHHARGLKNYLEDDRILKYILKALKQDHESECLQDSNNLPLPPTQLGSDGTRKELTARALYDFTAVHQDDITLEKGDIITNIDPAKTDGSWWHGTCLGRMGFFPSNYVELL
- the LOC120339465 gene encoding uncharacterized protein LOC120339465 isoform X3, producing the protein MDHDSFKVTETGTFTLRPILEVSENDPINAESRVFRGKLSSKFVANNEVVVKIDSNNERSKREASLVMKIPYHKNIVKPLFADTFSYRGQQSIYIAFEKCDTNMHEYVSSQLLACVPYDPDKYLSFGYQVTSGVDFLHKHGIASRDLKPSNLLLTENSSVVKICDFGMSKQVMPGQEFAAPSILRPGTDGWRAPEVLLHEPHDPMISDTYSLALNLFYLWSYGKHAFGNDPDSWNHYIKHGINLNLSQMLIQNSVEANQLLKSMLEREPSKRPSTREVMEHSVFHQISSSRNRVTESQICDVVESALTLITDSDETELRTFTNDKPEQVTALGFSIKELAKAIKTVCNHNDLEIVPKWKTSPRNNITNYPFQDNLYLNSIEVEPQTLSGNNQDGDESKPAEQTVETKPKVIDAPQTIQNVPTVTQQNNVEAEYTSSVSLLSKEFLVAIVGTYGYSELRLARMFQNLISRLYDSNANCTPEYEAKIHIVTYTGYSSPPESQDILKLQNILSEMSSSYGEITGIIFAYGDGAEIVKLALDECKIKEVTPKELRIKALNNLAIFNLHGWPPITQDRAQIVENIRLTEDETTAAGKIEEILREKDGTLIKRISFHTKHHARGLKNYLEDDRILKYILKALKQDHESECLQDSNNLPLPPTQLGSDGTRKELTARALYDFTAVHQDDITLEKGDIITNIDPAKTDGSWWHGTCLGRMGFFPSNYVELL